One genomic window of Salvia miltiorrhiza cultivar Shanhuang (shh) chromosome 4, IMPLAD_Smil_shh, whole genome shotgun sequence includes the following:
- the LOC131021141 gene encoding protein FAR1-RELATED SEQUENCE 5-like translates to MGDSDIIVEIQDFNVQLNEEINLNDDYSCESGNVSTDKDFSTDQDLDEDTLIQGQSSSSCDPLLGLRSQNFEDIYKAYKSYAKEVGFDIRRSSSKYLAEEAGGEHLVGHTKKDHLNHVNKIKMKAIEGGDAQTLIDSLNQHGVEDEEFFFRVKLDEEERLSNIFWRDSMMKQDFMLFGDVMVFDTTYRTNKYNLICAPFVGVNNHKRNVMFACAFISNEQTETFEWLFDVFKKSMEGRCPVTLFTDQDKAISNGIEKVFPLTRHRLCIWHLYQNAQSHLGSLKSDKTFTKMFQKCMTGCANSEEFEICWKNMISNYKLENITWFNRLYDLKEKWCNAYNKDFFSAGILSSQRSESTNSTLGFNAKKTTSLNDFYKIFKQTVDRWRSNEQTDEFRCIRGKPNSVLKIRGLLQHASEVYTFNIFRDFEIEFKESISVSFSSIYEDEQFKAYNVTNDDGMIGYTVSFSTKESFITCSCKKWTKFAKKNLWDKGAFDSVNNSNNSMWRNQIMRKSYNLVLRAQDSEECRAVIENGLNSITLDLESLMITTQAVNQMEDVAVSSACADNVLDPNRSNTKGRRKRIQGHYDVGKKSNKKSTASNSKQSKEFGTKTPNPILF, encoded by the exons ATGGGCGATTCTGATATAATAGTAGAGATTCAAGATTTTAATGTGCAGTTGAATGAAGAAATTAACTTGAATGATGATTACAGTTGTGAATCTGGCAATGTTTCTACAGATAAAGACTTCTCTACAGATCAAGATTTAGATGAAGATACATTGATACAAG gtCAGAGTTCTTCTTCTTGTGATCCTTTACTTGGATTAAGAAGTCAAAACTTCGAAGACATATACAAAGCATATAAATCTTATGCTAAAGAAGTTGGATTCGACATTAGAAGATCATCATCAAA ATACTTGGCAGAAGAAGCAGGTGGTGAACATCTTGTTGGTCATACCAAGAAAGACCACTTGAACCATGTGAATAAGATTAAAATGAAGGCAATTGAAGGAGGAGATGCACAAACATTAATTGACAGTTTAAATCAGCATGGTGTTGAAGATGAGGAGTTTTTCTTTAGAGTCAAACTAGATGAAGAAGAGAGGTTGAGTAATATATTCTGGAGAGATTCAATGATGAAGCAAGATTTCATGTTATTTGGGGATGTAATGGTATTTGACACTACGTATAGGACCAATAAGTACAATCTTATCTGTGCGCCTTTTGTTGGAGTAAACAACCATAAGAGAAATGTCATGTTTGCTTGTGCTTTCATCTCAAATGAGCAAACAGAAACATTTGAGTGGTTATTTGATGTTTTCAAGAAATCTATGGAGGGTAGATGTCCTGTGACATTGTTTACCGATCAAGATAAGGCAATATCAAATGGAATTGAGAAAGTATTCCCCCTGACAAGACATAGGTTATGCATATGGCATTTATACCAGAATGCACAGAGTCACCTAGGGAGTTTGAAGTCTGATAAAACCTTCACTAAAATGTTTCAAAAGTGCATGACAGGATGTGCAAATAGTGAAGAGTTTGAAATCTGTTGGAAGAACATGATTTCAAACTATAAACTTGAAAATATAACTTGGTTCAACAGATTGTATGACTTGAAGGAAAAGTGGTGCAATGCTTACAACAAAGACTTCTTCTCAGCTGGAATTTTGTCATCACAAAGAAGTGAGAGCACAAATAGTACACTTGGCTTCAACGCAAAGAAAACAACAAGTTTGaatgatttttataaaatattcaagCAAACAGTTGACAGATGGAGAAGCAATGAACAAACCGATGAATTCAGATGCATAAGAGGCAAGCCTAACTCTGTTTTGAAGATAAGAGGACTTCTACAGCATGCATCTGAGGTATATACCTTCAACATTTTCAGAgattttgaaattgaattcAAGGAGTCTATATCTGTCTCTTTTTCATCTATATATGAAGATGAGCAATTCAAAGCATATAATGTCACTAATGATGATGGGATGATAGGATATACAGTGTCATTTTCCACAAAAGAAAGTTTCATTACTTGTTCATGCAAAAA ATGGACAAAGTTTGCAAAAAAGAATTTGTGGGATAAAGGAGCATTTGATTCTGTCAACAACAGTAACAATTCCATGTGGAGAaatcaaataatgagaaaatcATACAATCTTGTTCTAAGAGCACAAGATAGTGAAGAGTGCAGGGCAGTTATAGAGAATGGATTGAACAGTATAACATTGGATCTTGAATCATTGATGATTACAACACAAGCTGTGAATCAAATGGAAGATGTTGCAGTATCCAGTGCTTGTGCTGATAATGTATTGGATCCTAATCGTTCTAACACAaagggaagaagaaagagaataCAGGGTCATTATGATGTTGGAAAGAAGAGTAATAAGAAATCTACTGCATCAAATTCAAAACAATCAAAGGAATTTGGTACAAAGACACCTAACCCCATATTATTTTAG